Genomic segment of Peribacillus frigoritolerans:
AAGCTGTTCTTTCAATAGTTCATATGCTGCATGCTCCGATGGCGAAGTTGCATCCTGATCTTCAATGAAATCACCTAAATGTGAATCGTCTTCTTCACCTATTGGCGTTTCCAATGAAACAGGTTCCTGAGCTATTTTCAAGATTTCACGAACTTTTTCAGGTGTTAAGTCCATATCCTCCGCAATTTCTTCCGGAGAAGGTTCACGTCCTAAATCCTGAAGAAGCTGTCTTTGGACACGGATCAATTTATTGATGGTTTCCACCATATGCACCGGTATCCGGATCGTTCTTGCTTGGTCGGCAATCGCACGGGTTATCGCTTGGCGAATCCACCATGTTGCATACGTACTGAATTTGAATCCCTTGCGGTAATCAAATTTTTCGACTGCTTTGATAAGTCCCATATTACCTTCCTGAATCAAATCAAGGAAAAGCATTCCGCGTCCGACATAGCGCTTGGCGATACTGACAACAAGACGAAGATTAGCTTCTGCCAAACGGCGTTTCGCTTCTTCATCTCCATCCTCGATTCTCGTCGCCAGAGAGATTTCCTCTTCTGCCGATAAAAGGTCGACCCGACCAATTTCCTTTAGGTACATGCGTACTGGGTCATTGATTTTAACTCCAGGAGGAACACTTAAATCATTTAAGTCAAACTCTTCTTCTTTTGCAAGCTTCTTCTCATCCGGATCATCTTCATCCTCGTCTTCCTCACCATCAGTGAGTATTTCGACGCCGTTTTCTGCTAACACCTCATAGAACTCATCCATTTGATCGGAATCCAATTCAAAACCGCCAATCATTTCAGCGATTTTTTCTAAAGTCAAAGAGCCTCGTTTTTTACCTAGCTCTAGTAATTTTTCTTTCACCTGTTCAAGGCTAAATTCATTATCAACTTGTTTGGAACGTGCTGGTTTTTCAGCCATTAGTTCCCCTCCTTCCAGGACTTACACCTAAACGACTACAACATTTTACGCAATTTAATGATTTCCATGGCAATTTGTGCAGCTGTGACATAATCACTTCGCCTAACTGCATCTTTTTCTTCAACTTGTTTTTCTTTTATCTTTAACAACTTTTCATATTTCAACACTTGATTTATACAATCGGTCAGTTCTTTATCGGTAACTTCCTCATTAACTGACATCATTTCTATTTCCGAAACGATCCTTCTCAAGTTTGGATCCGGTAAATAAGTAAGGAAAAAGCTTGTATCCGGTTCGTGTCCATCTTCATAGAACGCATATAAATAGGTGATGATTGCCTGATGTTCATCTACATGAAAGACCGTTTGTCCAAGCAATTGCTGAATTTTGAAAGTCGTATCCCTGCTTTTTAGCATATGGGCGATCAACTTCATTTCAGCATTATGGTGAGCAGGCTTTAATTTATGCTCATATTGCAGGGACATTTGCTTTTGGGCTGCCGGCTGCGGCAGTGTCCCCTTCTTGCGTTCCGTAAAGAACACCTGACGCTGCTGCTGTTCCAGAGCATCCAATGATAGGGAAAATTCAGAG
This window contains:
- the rpoD gene encoding RNA polymerase sigma factor RpoD: MAEKPARSKQVDNEFSLEQVKEKLLELGKKRGSLTLEKIAEMIGGFELDSDQMDEFYEVLAENGVEILTDGEEDEDEDDPDEKKLAKEEEFDLNDLSVPPGVKINDPVRMYLKEIGRVDLLSAEEEISLATRIEDGDEEAKRRLAEANLRLVVSIAKRYVGRGMLFLDLIQEGNMGLIKAVEKFDYRKGFKFSTYATWWIRQAITRAIADQARTIRIPVHMVETINKLIRVQRQLLQDLGREPSPEEIAEDMDLTPEKVREILKIAQEPVSLETPIGEEDDSHLGDFIEDQDATSPSEHAAYELLKEQLEDVLDTLTDREENVLRLRFGLDDGRTRTLEEVGKVFGVTRERIRQIEAKALRKLRHPSRSKRLKDFLE